In a genomic window of Oncorhynchus masou masou isolate Uvic2021 chromosome 4, UVic_Omas_1.1, whole genome shotgun sequence:
- the LOC135524753 gene encoding centromere protein M-like isoform X1 codes for MSLLKPFSKLPGLNTANILLVENEEQFQQKLADTVVLQEKTVNVNVRLARSLPLPMENEESRPRIDLVVFIIHLTSELSFQSAETSLKYLDPGYFQGKVCFLVTSARNVSVPPERLVSVRTLAASLHCPLLCAEDQTTEGVTTAARRLLAILKVAAGLVPMATGLYLSTLTRCTVPSDIDQQNFE; via the exons ATGTCTTTACTCAAACCATTTAGTAAACTTCCTGGACTAAACACGGCCAATATACTG CTGGTGGAGAACGAAGAGCAATTTCAGCAGAAGTTAGCTGACACTGTTGTTCTTCAAGAGAAGACTGTCAACGTCAATGT AAGGTTGGCTAGAAGCCTCCCACTCCCCATGGAAAATGAGGAGTCTCGGCCACGGATAGATCTGGTGGTTTTCATCATTCACCTAACCTCAGAGCTCAG ctTCCAGTCAGCAGAGACCTCCCTCAAGTATTTAGACCCAGGTTACTTCCAGGGCAAAGTCTGCTTCCTGGTTACCAGTG CTCGTAATGTGTCAGTGCCCCCTGAGCGGCTGGTCTCTGTGAGGACGCTGGCTGCATCCCTCCACTGCCCCCTATTGTGTGCAGAGGATCAG ACAACAGAGGGGGTGACCACGGCAGCACGCCGATTACTGGCCATTCTCAAGGTAGCGGCCGGTCTTGTCCCTATGGCAACTGGTCTCTACCTGTCCACCTTGACCCGCTGCACTGTGCCCTCTGACATTGACCAGCAGAACTTTGAGTGA
- the LOC135524753 gene encoding centromere protein M-like isoform X2: MSLLKPFSKLPGLNTANILLVENEEQFQQKLADTVVLQEKTVNVNVLARSLPLPMENEESRPRIDLVVFIIHLTSELSFQSAETSLKYLDPGYFQGKVCFLVTSARNVSVPPERLVSVRTLAASLHCPLLCAEDQTTEGVTTAARRLLAILKVAAGLVPMATGLYLSTLTRCTVPSDIDQQNFE, from the exons ATGTCTTTACTCAAACCATTTAGTAAACTTCCTGGACTAAACACGGCCAATATACTG CTGGTGGAGAACGAAGAGCAATTTCAGCAGAAGTTAGCTGACACTGTTGTTCTTCAAGAGAAGACTGTCAACGTCAATGT GTTGGCTAGAAGCCTCCCACTCCCCATGGAAAATGAGGAGTCTCGGCCACGGATAGATCTGGTGGTTTTCATCATTCACCTAACCTCAGAGCTCAG ctTCCAGTCAGCAGAGACCTCCCTCAAGTATTTAGACCCAGGTTACTTCCAGGGCAAAGTCTGCTTCCTGGTTACCAGTG CTCGTAATGTGTCAGTGCCCCCTGAGCGGCTGGTCTCTGTGAGGACGCTGGCTGCATCCCTCCACTGCCCCCTATTGTGTGCAGAGGATCAG ACAACAGAGGGGGTGACCACGGCAGCACGCCGATTACTGGCCATTCTCAAGGTAGCGGCCGGTCTTGTCCCTATGGCAACTGGTCTCTACCTGTCCACCTTGACCCGCTGCACTGTGCCCTCTGACATTGACCAGCAGAACTTTGAGTGA
- the LOC135524766 gene encoding putative RNA-binding protein Luc7-like 2, which produces MSAQAQMRAMLDQLMGTSRDGDTMRQRIKFTDERVCKSHLLDSCPHDILSGTRMDLGECVKVHDLALRADFEIASKQQEYFFELDAAEHLQSFIGDCDRRTELAKKRLAETQDEISAEVAAKAERVHELNEEIGKLLARAEQLGGEGNVEEAQEVLEKVEKTRAMKKEAEDVYRNSMPASSFQQQKLRVCEVCSAYLGLHDNDRRLADHFGGKLHLGFIEIREKLDRLRKAVMDKQEGMRLRRREEKEEERAKEWELEREREREREKERERETERVRERERERERGERDRRRTRSRSGERYREGGSSSSHRSRRHRSSRPREEGGGERDRERERKHRHKDGHRSRSHSHRSKRKRSSRDRSSHTRDREPRSPSQRSPSGRSPSGRSSSQERWRESGGEGPPHSREQDDGPEPMMREDRERSTSPEMMARGREREISVAREG; this is translated from the exons ATGTCGGCTCAAGCGCAAATGCGAGCGATGTTGGACCAGTTGATGGGCACAAGTAGAGATG GGGACACCATGCGCCAGAGAATCAAATTTACAGATGAGCGGGTCTGCAAGAGTCATTTGCTGGACTCCTGTCCTCACGATATTCTCTCCGGCACT AGAATGGACCTGGGAGAGTGTGTGAAGGTCCACGACCTGGCCCTCAGGGCTGACTTCGAGATCGCATCCAAGCAACAGGAGTACTTCTTTGAGCTTGAT GCTGCTGAACACCTTCAGTCGTTCATCGGTGACTGTGACCGCAGGACTGAGCTAGCAAAAAAGAGACTGGCTGAGACGCAGGATGAGATCAGTGCTGAGGTTGCCGCCAAG GCTGAGCGGGTCCACGAGCTGAACGAGGAGATCGGTAAGCTGCTGGCTCGGGCAGAGCAGCTGGGGGGCGAGGGCAATGTGGAAGAGGCACAGGAGGTCCTGGAGAAGGTGGAGAAGACTCGCGCAATGAAGAAGGAGGCAGAG GACGTATACAGGAACTCGATGCCGGCATCCAGCTTCCAGCAGCAGAAGCTCCGGGTGTGCGAGGTGTGCTCCGCCTACCTAGGTCTCCATGACAATGACCGCCGCCTGGCTGACCACTTCGGAGGCAAACTGCATCTGGGATTCATTGAGATCCGGGAGAAGCTGGACAGGCTACGG AAAGCTGTTATGGATAAGCAAGAAGGAATGCGActgagaagaagggaggaaaaggaggaagagagagcaaaGGAGTGGGAGCTGGAGCGAgaacgagaacgagagagggaaaaggagagggagcGCGAAACTGAACGTgtacgggagagggagagagaaagagagaggggggagagagatcgcCGGAG GACAAGATCAAGAAGCGGTGAAcgatacagggagggaggcagctcATCCTCCCATCGCTCGAGACGACACCGCTCCTCTCGtcccagggaggagggaggaggagagcgggaCAGGGAACGGGAGCGTAAGCATAGACACAAAGACGGGCATCGCTCGCGCTCCCACTCTCACAGGAgcaagaggaagag GTCTTCCAGGGACAGATCCTCACACACCCGAGACAGAGAACCACGCTCACCATCTCAGCGCTCTCCGTCAGGGCGTTCACCCTCAGGGCGCTCCTCTTcccaggagagatggagggagagcggaggagagggcCCACCCCACTCCCGGGAGCAAGACGACGGGCCCGAGCCCATGATGAGGGAAGACCGGGAGAGATCAACCTCTCCAGAGATGATggccagggggagagaaagagagatctcTGTCGCTAGAGAGGGATAG
- the smdt1b gene encoding single-pass membrane protein with aspartate-rich tail 1b has protein sequence MATAVLRLSRNLVSRNTGVVSRNIVLKPSNTTRLNQCRNAVSTANGGVQPKPDKISFGLIRMTAVVIPFLYVGTLISKNFAALLEEHDIFVPEDDDDDD, from the exons ATGGCGACAGCTGTCCTGCGGCTCTCACGTAACCTCGTATCGAGGAATACGGGGGTAGTAAGCCGTAACATCGTCTTGAAACCGTCTAACACGACGAGACTGAACCAATGTCGAAATGCGGTATCAACAGCAAATGGCGGTGTTCAACCAAAGCCGGATAAA ATATCCTTCGGCCTTATCCGCATGACCGCTGTCGTGATTCCCTTCCTGTACGTGGGAACGCTGATCAGCAAGAACTTTGCGGCTCTACTTGAGGAGCATGACATCTTCGTCCCTGAGGATGATGACGATGACGACTGA